From the genome of Perca flavescens isolate YP-PL-M2 chromosome 1, PFLA_1.0, whole genome shotgun sequence, one region includes:
- the taldo1 gene encoding transaldolase, giving the protein MSTVSPDKRRKMESALNQLKKHTVVVADTGDFNAIEEYKPQDATTNPSLILAAAKMPAYQHLLDQAIKYGIAKGGTEEEQVANTMDKLFVSFGLEILKKVPGRVSTEVDARLSFDKDEMVAKALRFIALYKEAGIDKERVLIKLSSTWEGIQAGRELEEKHGVHCNMTLLFSFAQAVACAEGKVTLISPFVGRILDWHKENTGRTSYEPHEDPGVLSVTKIYNYYKKFGYSTVVMGASFRNTGEVKALAGCDLLTISPGLLAELSQDHSTVTEMLNVEKAKACDLEKIHLDEKDFRWQHNEDRMAVEKLSDGIRKFAADAIKLETMIKEKILNVKNGQ; this is encoded by the exons ATGTCCACTGTGTCACCAGACAAACGGCGAAAAATGGAGTCAGCGCTGAACCAGCTGAAGAAACACACTGTGGTGGTGGCAGACACCGGGGATTTTAACG CCATTGAAGAGTACAAGCCACAAGATGCCACTACTAACCCTTCTCTTATCCTGGCTGCTGCCAAGATgcctgcctaccagcacctgtTGGATCAGGCCATTAAATACGGCATCGCCAAAGGCGG AACTGAAGAGGAGCAGGTAGCCAACACAATGGACAAGCTGTTTGTGAGTTTCGGGCTAGAGATCCTCAAGAAGGTCCCAGGCAGAGTCTCTACTGAGGTGGATGCCAG GCTATCTTTCGATAAAGATGAAATGGTCGCCAAGGCCCTGAGGTTCATCGCTCTGTACAAAGAAGCAGGCATTGACAAGGAGCGTGTGCTCATCAAGCTGTCATCCACATGGGAAGGAATCCAGGCTGGCAG ggAACTTGAGGAGAAGCACGGCGTTCACTGCAACATGACCCTGCTGTTCTCTTTTGCTCAGGCTGTGGCCTGTGCAGAAGGAAAGGTAACACTTATATCACCCTTCGTTGGACGCATCCTCGACTGGCACAAGGAGAATACAGGCCGCACAAGCTACGAGCCCCACGAAGACCCAG GTGTGCTGAGTGTGACCAAGATTTACAACTACTACAAGAAGTTTGGCTACAGCACTGTGGTGATGGGCGCCTCCTTCAGAAACACGGGGGAAGTGAAAGCCCTGGCAGGCTGTGATCTGCTCACCATCTCCCCTGGGCTGCTAGCAGAGCTCAGCCAGGACCACAGCACTGTCACAGAGATGCTCAATGTAGAGAAAG ccAAGGCCTGTGATCTGGAGAAGATCCACCTAGATGAGAAGGATTTCCGCTGGCAGCACAACGAGGACCGCATGGCCGTGGAGAAACTGTCTGACGGCATCCGCAAGTTCGCTGCTGACGCCATCAAGCTGGAGACCATGATCaaa gAGAAAATTCTCAATGTTAAAAACGGCCAGTAA